From a region of the Alnus glutinosa chromosome 1, dhAlnGlut1.1, whole genome shotgun sequence genome:
- the LOC133876117 gene encoding protein FAR1-RELATED SEQUENCE 5-like, with product MPSQQKISTAQALEIDLAEDSGLKLKDSYEFMGRQAGEKDVLGYTKQDQKNYLHNKRQRELKYGEAGSLRRYFQKQKRENSSFYYAIQLDAAEHITNNFWEDAQMIIDYKLFGDVVSFDTTYRTNKEYRPLAMFVGFNHHRKVVIFGAALLYDETIESFQWLFETFFEAMSGKKPTTIFTDQDPAMTKVISLVMSNTYHRLCTWHLMQNALKHVGHLLRGENGFRSDLNACFKVWGEKEEFLIAWDELLHKHNACDNSWLKRLFEVKEKWAKAYVKMSFSTGMTSTQLSESLNADLKDYLQSDYDIVKFFTHFERLLNDKRYKELQAEYNLRQKLPKIKMSSPMLIQAANIYTSQPFLKFQKQYEEFQGAYIKEHIERHSSHDYVVSIYGKPKDRKVIWNSLENNV from the coding sequence ATGCCATCACAACAGAAGATCTCAACAGCACAAGCATTAGAAATTGATTTGGCTGAGGATAGTGGTTTAAAATTGAAGGATTCATATGAGTTTATGGGTAGGCAAGCCGGTGAGAAAGATGTTCTTGGTTACACCAAGCAAGATCAGAAGAATTACCTTCACAACAAAAGACAACGAGAGTTGAAATATGGTGAGGCAGGGAGTTTACGTAGATACTTTCAAAAGCAAAAGCGAGAGAATTCCTCATTTTATTATGCAATACAGTTGGATGCAGCAGAACatataacaaataatttttggGAAGATGCGCAAATGATTATTGATTATAAGTTATTTGGTGATGTAGTTTCTTTTGATACAACATACAGGACTAATAAGGAGTATCGACCGCTTGCAATGTTTGTTGGGTTTAATCATCATAGAAAGGTTGTAATATTTGGTGCTGCACTTCTATACGATGAAACTATAGAGTCATTTCAATGGTTGTTTGAAACTTTCTTTGAGGCAATGTCGGGGAAGAAGCCAACTACAATCTTTACTGATCAAGATCCAGCAATGACTAAAGTTATCTCATTGGTAATGTCTAATACTTACCATCGATTGTGTACGTGGCATTTAATGCAAAATGCTTTAAAACATGTAGGTCATTTATTAAGAGGTGAGAATGGGTTTAGAAGTGATCTCAATGcatgttttaaagtttgggGAGAGAAAGAGGAGTTCCTTATTGCTTGGGATGAGCTACTTCATAAGCACAATGCATGTGACAATTCTTGGCTAAAACGTTTATTtgaagtgaaagaaaaatgGGCTAAAGCATATGTCAAGATGTCTTTTTCTACTGGAATGACTTCGACACAATTGAGTGAAAGTTTGAATGCTGACCTGAAGGATTATTTACAATCAGATTATGATATTGTAAAGTTTTTCACACATTTTGAAAGATTGCTTAATGATAAACGTTATAAGGAATTGCAAGCGGAGTATAATTTAAGGCAAAAGTTACCAAAAATTAAGATGTCATCACCTATGTTGATACAAGCAGCAAATATTTATACTTCTCAGCCATTTTTGAAGTTTCAAAAGCAATATGAAGAGTTCCAAGGAGCTTATATCAAGGAGCATATCGAAAGACACTCGTCGCATGATTATGTAGTGTCGATATATGGTAAGCCTAAAGATCGTAAAGTCATTTGGAATTCTTTAGAAAACAATGTTTAA
- the LOC133876177 gene encoding uncharacterized protein LOC133876177, translating into MDSRLKGKEGFMALKLDMSKAYHHVEWLFLEAILMKLGFAERWVHLLMTCVRGGWRSYKYPYYMRGCTRINHLFFADDSLLFCQANLREWGNIHSILRNYEEASSQQLNQQKTSLFFSRNTPSVDQVSITSAAGVNSTSRYENYLGLPALVGRSRISIFNGIKGRIWNRINGWKEKFLTHAGKEVLIKAVLQAIPTYSMSIFQLPKSLVRDINTMLNRFWSGFKDNTHKIAWMSWKDMGKHKTLGGLGYRELESFNLSLLAKQAWRIVKFPDSLVAKVFQEKYFAGGNLDSQLGSRPSFAWRSLWQSRELLSKGLMWRVGNGANVRIWGDRWINSTTTHMIQDTVQILPITAEVEELINLQENWWNIPLIKQIFSPTTVENICSMAICPHLLQDRLVWAETPTGDFSIKSAYHLDVRRRSSSVPSTFVSGIPSPIWSAIWSLQGASHYLVSTSVGFKINWDATVDRRKKLIGIGLVARDHLGGVCGVMCSTVAYISDSTFAEALTARKGVELARRLGIRSFTLEGDSMVIVEDLKKSDISSSVYGGVVCDIISHLSDFELLDFSFVRRGGNSVAHEVAKLDVSMSLHQLWIDYFPSSLPAIDGAKTLKEGKSHLTKKEFVDEMLAFRVVFVLLGKESTSKGVEVPKPVKELLKDFDDTFTEEFMGYMEEANKNNDQNLVIDYLPKLGMEFGSEQEAYEFYNEYGRN; encoded by the exons ATGGATAGTCGGTTGAAAGGGAAGGAGGGGTTTATGGCTTTGAAACTAGACATGAGTAAGGCTTATCACCATGTAGAGTGGCTTTTTCTTGAAGCCATATTGATGAAGCTAGGCTTTGCAGAGAGGTGGGTACATCTATTGATGACTTGTGTGAG AGGTGGTTGGAGATCTTACAAGTATCCCTATTACATGAGGGGGTGTACTCGGATAAATCATCTCTTTTTTGCAGATGATAGTTTGTTGTTTTGTCAAGCAAACTTAAGGGAGTGGGGTAATATTCATTCTATTCTTCGGAATTATGAAGAAGCTTCCAGCCAGCAATTAAACCAGCAGAaaacttctttatttttcagccGGAACACACCTTCAGTGGACCAGGTTTCTATCACTAGTGCAGCAGGTGTGAATTCTACCAGTCGATATGAAAATTATCTTGGCTTACCTGCTCTAGTTGGAAGATCTAGGATCTCTATCTTCAATGGGATCAAAGGGCGAATATGGAATAGAATAAACGGCTGGAAGGAAAAGTTCCTTACACATGCAGGCAAAGAAGTATTGATTAAAGCTGTCTTGCAAGCAATCCCTACTTACTCAATGAGCATTTTTCAACTCCCTAAATCTCTAGTTAGGGATATAAATACTATGTTGAATCGTTTTTGGTCGGGGTTCAAGGATAACACTCATAAGATAGCTTGGATGAGTTGGAAGGATATGGGGAAACACAAGACTTTGGGTGGATTGGGTTATAGGGAGCTAGAAAGTTTTAATTTGTCCTTACTGGCCAAACAAGCTTGGAGGATTGTTAAGTTTCCAGATTCACTTGTTGCTAAGGTGTTTCAGGAAAAATACTTTGCTGGTGGCAATTTGGATTCACAATTGGGGAGTAGGCCTTCTTTTGCTTGGAGGAGCCTTTGGCAGTCTAGAGAACTTCTATCAAAGGGGTTAATGTGGAGGGTGGGGAATGGTGCAAATGTTAGAATTTGGGGTGATCGGTGGATTAATTCTACTACAACTCATATGATTCAAGATACAGTTCAGATTCTACCTATAACAGCAGAGGTAGAGGAATTGATTAACTTACAGGAAAATTGGTGGAATATCCCCCTCATCAAGCAGATTTTTTCACCAACAACTGTGGAAAACATCTGCTCAATGGCGATTTGTCCTCACTTGCTGCAGGATCGGTTGGTATGGGCTGAAACTCCTACGGGTGATTTCTCTATTAAGAGTGCATATCATTTGGATGTTAGAAGGCGGTCTAGCTCAGTCCCTAGCACTTTTGTTTCTGGTATTCCTTCTCCCATTTGGTCGGCTATCTGGTCTTTGCAG GGAGCTTCACATTACTTGGTCTCCACCTCCGTGGGGTTCAAGATTAACTGGGATGCGACTGTGGATCGAAGGAAGAAGCTTATTGGAATTGGGTTGGTTGCCCGTGATCATTTGGGTGGAGTTTGTGGTGTTATGTGTTCGACGGTGGCTTATATTTCGGATTCAACCTTTGCTGAAGCACTGACAGCAAGGAAAGGTGTTGAGCTTGCACGAAGGCTGGGTATTCGGTCATTTACACTGGAGGGTGATTCTATGGTGATTGTGGAGGATTTGAAGAAGAGTGATATTTCTTCCAGTGTCTATGGGGGAGTGGTTTGTGACATTATTTCTCATCTCTCTGATTTTGAGTtgcttgatttttcttttgttcgtAGAGGTGGTAATAGTGTAGCCCATGAAGTTGCTAAGCTTGATGTTTCTATGTCTCTCCACCAACTGTGGATTGACTATTTTCCTAGTTCTTTGCCAG CAATAGATGGAGCCAAAACCCTTAAAGAGGGTAAGAGTCACTTAACAAAGAAAGAATTTGTGGATGAGATGCTAGCTTTCAGGGTGGTGTTTGTACTGTTGGGGAAAGAAAGTACTAGTAAAGGAGTAGAGGTACCAAAACCGGTGAAAGAGCTATTGAAGGACTTTGATGATACTTTTACGGAGGAATTTATGGG TTACATGGAGGAGGCGAACAAGAACAATGATCAAAATTTGGTTATTGATTATTTGCCAAAGCTTGGCATGGAGTTTGGTTCTGAACAAGAGGCATACGAATTCTATAATGAGTATGGACGGAATTAG
- the LOC133862958 gene encoding transcriptional regulator SUPERMAN-like, with protein sequence MERNGLNNKLKDCIKNNNNINIMAKDSLNCDNSQSNGDDYVNGFSWPPRSYTCSFCKREFRSAQALGGHMNVHRRDRARLRQSPPPRDGQYPILNLNFNPNPNPNPNPNFPSSSSSSSLSSPSTRLTPFARPLPSLVSPLSSLTSPSSASPSEVKKWGLVGSLFDSLSPKSTDVAEMKCDKPFHKGKEFDGCKILKKAEIVRLDLEIGLLGDSKEDDLDLELRLGFS encoded by the coding sequence ATGGAGAGGAACGGCTTGAACAACAAGTTGAAAGACTGCATCAAGAACAACAATAATATTAACATTATGGCTAAGGATTCCCTGAACTGCGATAATAGCCAAAGCAATGGAGATGATTATGTCAATGGGTTTTCATGGCCTCCAAGATCTTACACGTGTAGCTTCTGCAAAAGGGAATTCAGATCTGCTCAAGCTCTGGGGGGCCATATGAATGTTCATAGGAGAGACAGAGCCAGGCTGAGACAGTCACCCCCGCCAAGGGACGGTCAGTACCCTATTCTCAACCTTAactttaaccctaaccctaaccctaaccctaaccctaatttcccatcctcatcatcatcatcatcactatcATCTCCTTCAACAAGGCTCACACCATTCGCTCGCCCTTTACCTTCTTTAGtttctcctctttcttctttaACTTCACCATCTTCTGCGTCTCCTAGCGAAGTGAAAAAATGGGGTTTAGTTGGTAGCTTATTTGATTCTTTGAGTCCCAAGAGCACGGATGTAGCTGAAATGAAGTGTGACAAACCATTTCATAAGGGCAAAGAATTTGATGGGTGCAAGATTTTGAAGAAGGCTGAGATTGTCAGGTTAGACCTGGAGATTGGTCTCCTCGGTGACTCAAAGGAGGATGATTTAGATTTGGAACTTCGCTTGGGATTCTCTTAA